From Anas acuta chromosome 11, bAnaAcu1.1, whole genome shotgun sequence, the proteins below share one genomic window:
- the SFMBT1 gene encoding scm-like with four MBT domains protein 1 isoform X2, whose amino-acid sequence MNGEQQYDADAGSGVEEMEFNWDEYLEDTGAIAAPHGSFKHVDTSLQNGFAPGMKLEVAVKSDQNTYWVATIITTCGQLLLLRYDGYGEDRKADFWCDIMTADLHPIGWCEQNKKILKVPEGIKDKIPDQEEFLQRVLKGACSAPANLLEGLHRGKNPLDLIAPGSRLELQNFRDSLEAWIVNVVENVGGRLKLRYEGLEDSDKFDQWIFYLDPFLHQVGWATQNGYNLQPPLAIRSLKSEADWQEILKKVKEEEEESSVPTDLFKDKPVIGVHSFSEGMKLEAVDPMAPFVISPATVLKVYNEKYFKIEIDDLRPERTTSQSYICHVNSAGIFPVQWSLKNGLHLSPPPGYPGQDFDWADYLKQCGAEAAPQSCFPSLTSDHGFKENMKLEAVNPVDPEEVCIATVTKLKDSYLWLQLEGSKKPVPDCIVSVESMDIFPVGWCETNGYQLRPPRKAIVNKQKKIAVVQPEKQVLSSRTVHDGLKNQELNSSDSVIINGKYCCPKIYFNHRCFSGPYLNKGRIAELPQSVGPGNCVLVLKEVLTLLINAAYKPSRVLRELQLDEEAAWHGHGETLKAKYKGKSYRATVEVVRTADRVADFCRKTCIKLECCPNLFGPQMVLDKCSENCSVLTKTKYTHYYGKRKNKRIGRPPGGHSNLEVAMKKPNKRRKRRKHFFVHKKKRSSTSVDNTPAGSPQGSGGEEEDDQDESELSHSLAQDRDKRKRKLRTFSFSDDENKPPSPKEIKIEVAEKLQLDSNPLEWSVADVVRFLKSTDCAPLARIFLDQEIDGQALLLLTLPTVQECMDLKLGPAIKLCHHIERVKLAFYQQFAN is encoded by the exons ATGAATGGAGAACAGCAGTATGATGCAG ATGCTGGTTCCGGTGTGGAAGAAATGGAATTCAATTGGGATGAGTATCTAGAAGACACAGGAGCAATCGCAGCCCCTCATGGATCTTTTAAACAT GTGGATACAAGTTTGCAGAATGGTTTTGCCCCTGGTATGAAGCTAGAAGTAGCTGTCAAGTCCGACCAGAACACCTACTGGGTAGCCACCATCATTACTACCTGTGGGCAGCTGCTCCTGTTGCGCTACGATGGTTACGGAGAAGATCGCAAGGCTGACTTTTGGTGCGATATCATGACAGCTGATTTACACCCCATCGGCTGGTGTGAGCAAAACAAGAAGATTCTCAAAGTGCCTGAAG GTATCAAGGACAAGATACCTGACCAGGAGGAATTCCTTCAGCGAGTACTGAAAGGAGCATGCAGTGCTCCTGCTAATCTGCTGGAGGGC CTTCACAGAGGGAAAAATCCATTGGATCTAATTGCACCAGGCTCCCGACTAGAACTGCAAAACTTCCGGGATTCCCTGGAAGCCTGGATTGTCAATGTGGTAGAAAATGTTGGTGGGAGACTTAAATTGCGATACGAGGGGCTGGAGGATTCTGACAAGTTTGACCAGTGGATATTCTACCTGGACCCTTTCCTTCATCAAGTAGGGTGGGCGACTCAGAATGGATATAACCTGCAGCCACCTTTAG CCATTAGGTCCTTGAAAAGTGAAGCAGATTGGCAAGAGATCTTGAAGAAagtgaaggaggaggaagaggagtcaTCAGTTCCTACGGATCTTTTTAAG GATAAACCTGTGATTGGAGTACATTCGTTCTCTGAAGGCATGAAGTTAGAAGCTGTGGACCCGATGGCTCCTTTTGTGATATCTCCTGCTACGGTTCTCAAG GTatacaatgaaaaatatttcaagatagAAATTGATGACTTGAGACCAGAGCGTACAACCAGCCAGTCCTATATTTGCCATGTCAACAGTGCTGGAATTTTCCCTGTGCAATGGAGTCTGAAGAATGGCTTGCATCTTAGTCCTCCACCAG GTTATCCAGGGCAGGACTTCGATTGGGCAGACTACCTCAAACAATGCGGTGCTGAGGCAGCTCCCCAGAGCTGCTTCCCTTCG TTAACTTCTGACCACGGATTTAAAGAGAATATGAAACTTGAGGCTGTGAACCCTGTTGACCCTGAAGAAGTTTGCATTGCTACAGTCACCAAATTGAAAGATTCTTACCTCTGGCTTCAACTGGAGG GTTCCAAGAAGCCTGTCCCTGACTGTATTGTGAGTGTGGAATCAATGGATATATTTCCAGTGGGTTGGTGTGAGACGAATGGATATCAGCTCAGACCTCCTCGCAAAGCAATAG taaacaagcagaaaaagattGCAGTAGTTCAACCCGAGAAACA AGTTTTGTCTTCAAGGACAGTTCATGATGGACTAAAGAACCAGGAACTAAACTCTTCTGACTCAG tgATAATTAATGGAAAGTACTGCTGCCCAAAGATCTACTTCAACCACCGGTGCTTCTCAGGGCCTTACCTTAACAAAGGCAGGATTGCTGAGCTTCCTCAATCTGTGGGACCTGGGAACTGTGTTCTTGTTCTGAAAGAG GTTCTCACTTTATTGATCAATGCAGCTTACAAACCCAGCCGTGTCCTGCGAGAGCTGCAGTTGGATGAAGAGGCTGCATGGCATGGGCATGGAGAAACCCTAAAAGCCAA GTACAAAGGGAAGAGCTACCGTGCAACTGTGGAAGTGGTAAGGACAGCAGATCGGGTAGCAGACTTCTGCAGAAAGACATGCATCAAGCTGGAGTGTTGTCCAAACCTCTTCGGCCCTCAGATGGTGCTGGACAAGTGTTCAGAGAACTGTTCCGTCCTGACAAAGACTAAATACA CACACTATTATGGAAAGCGGAAAAACAAGCGGATAGGTAGGCCTCCGGGTGGCCACAGTAACCTGGAAGTAGCCATGAAGAAACcaaataaaagaaggaagagacgaaaacatttttttgttcataAGAAAAAACGTTCTTCTACTTCAGTGGATAACACTCCAGCTGGATCTCCCCAG GGCAgtgggggagaagaggaagatgacCAGGATGAG AGTGAGCTGTCTCATTCTCTGGCTCAGGACCGAGACAAGCGGAAGAGGAAGCTTaggaccttttctttttctgatgatGAAAATAAGCCTCCTTCACCGAAG GAGATAAAGATTGAAGTTgctgaaaagctgcagctggACAGTAACCCTCTGGAATGGAGCGTGGCTGACGTTGTGCGATTCCTCAAATCTACTGACTGTGCACCACTGGCAAGAATATTCCTCGACCAG GAAATTGATGgccaggcactgctgctgctgaccctGCCCACCGTTCAGGAGTGCATGGACTTGAAACTTGGGCCAGCTATTAAACTTTGCCATCACATTGAGAGGGTCAAACTTGCTTTTTACCAGCAGTTTGCTAACTAA
- the SFMBT1 gene encoding scm-like with four MBT domains protein 1 isoform X1 encodes MNGEQQYDADAGSGVEEMEFNWDEYLEDTGAIAAPHGSFKHVDTSLQNGFAPGMKLEVAVKSDQNTYWVATIITTCGQLLLLRYDGYGEDRKADFWCDIMTADLHPIGWCEQNKKILKVPEGIKDKIPDQEEFLQRVLKGACSAPANLLEGLHRGKNPLDLIAPGSRLELQNFRDSLEAWIVNVVENVGGRLKLRYEGLEDSDKFDQWIFYLDPFLHQVGWATQNGYNLQPPLAIRSLKSEADWQEILKKVKEEEEESSVPTDLFKDKPVIGVHSFSEGMKLEAVDPMAPFVISPATVLKVYNEKYFKIEIDDLRPERTTSQSYICHVNSAGIFPVQWSLKNGLHLSPPPGYPGQDFDWADYLKQCGAEAAPQSCFPSLTSDHGFKENMKLEAVNPVDPEEVCIATVTKLKDSYLWLQLEGSKKPVPDCIVSVESMDIFPVGWCETNGYQLRPPRKAIVNKQKKIAVVQPEKQVLSSRTVHDGLKNQELNSSDSVIINGKYCCPKIYFNHRCFSGPYLNKGRIAELPQSVGPGNCVLVLKEVLTLLINAAYKPSRVLRELQLDEEAAWHGHGETLKAKYKGKSYRATVEVVRTADRVADFCRKTCIKLECCPNLFGPQMVLDKCSENCSVLTKTKYTHYYGKRKNKRIGRPPGGHSNLEVAMKKPNKRRKRRKHFFVHKKKRSSTSVDNTPAGSPQGSGGEEEDDQDEVDEESLTEDSTSEQQDELLEESEVSEKKSLSSSPSQSELSHSLAQDRDKRKRKLRTFSFSDDENKPPSPKEIKIEVAEKLQLDSNPLEWSVADVVRFLKSTDCAPLARIFLDQEIDGQALLLLTLPTVQECMDLKLGPAIKLCHHIERVKLAFYQQFAN; translated from the exons ATGAATGGAGAACAGCAGTATGATGCAG ATGCTGGTTCCGGTGTGGAAGAAATGGAATTCAATTGGGATGAGTATCTAGAAGACACAGGAGCAATCGCAGCCCCTCATGGATCTTTTAAACAT GTGGATACAAGTTTGCAGAATGGTTTTGCCCCTGGTATGAAGCTAGAAGTAGCTGTCAAGTCCGACCAGAACACCTACTGGGTAGCCACCATCATTACTACCTGTGGGCAGCTGCTCCTGTTGCGCTACGATGGTTACGGAGAAGATCGCAAGGCTGACTTTTGGTGCGATATCATGACAGCTGATTTACACCCCATCGGCTGGTGTGAGCAAAACAAGAAGATTCTCAAAGTGCCTGAAG GTATCAAGGACAAGATACCTGACCAGGAGGAATTCCTTCAGCGAGTACTGAAAGGAGCATGCAGTGCTCCTGCTAATCTGCTGGAGGGC CTTCACAGAGGGAAAAATCCATTGGATCTAATTGCACCAGGCTCCCGACTAGAACTGCAAAACTTCCGGGATTCCCTGGAAGCCTGGATTGTCAATGTGGTAGAAAATGTTGGTGGGAGACTTAAATTGCGATACGAGGGGCTGGAGGATTCTGACAAGTTTGACCAGTGGATATTCTACCTGGACCCTTTCCTTCATCAAGTAGGGTGGGCGACTCAGAATGGATATAACCTGCAGCCACCTTTAG CCATTAGGTCCTTGAAAAGTGAAGCAGATTGGCAAGAGATCTTGAAGAAagtgaaggaggaggaagaggagtcaTCAGTTCCTACGGATCTTTTTAAG GATAAACCTGTGATTGGAGTACATTCGTTCTCTGAAGGCATGAAGTTAGAAGCTGTGGACCCGATGGCTCCTTTTGTGATATCTCCTGCTACGGTTCTCAAG GTatacaatgaaaaatatttcaagatagAAATTGATGACTTGAGACCAGAGCGTACAACCAGCCAGTCCTATATTTGCCATGTCAACAGTGCTGGAATTTTCCCTGTGCAATGGAGTCTGAAGAATGGCTTGCATCTTAGTCCTCCACCAG GTTATCCAGGGCAGGACTTCGATTGGGCAGACTACCTCAAACAATGCGGTGCTGAGGCAGCTCCCCAGAGCTGCTTCCCTTCG TTAACTTCTGACCACGGATTTAAAGAGAATATGAAACTTGAGGCTGTGAACCCTGTTGACCCTGAAGAAGTTTGCATTGCTACAGTCACCAAATTGAAAGATTCTTACCTCTGGCTTCAACTGGAGG GTTCCAAGAAGCCTGTCCCTGACTGTATTGTGAGTGTGGAATCAATGGATATATTTCCAGTGGGTTGGTGTGAGACGAATGGATATCAGCTCAGACCTCCTCGCAAAGCAATAG taaacaagcagaaaaagattGCAGTAGTTCAACCCGAGAAACA AGTTTTGTCTTCAAGGACAGTTCATGATGGACTAAAGAACCAGGAACTAAACTCTTCTGACTCAG tgATAATTAATGGAAAGTACTGCTGCCCAAAGATCTACTTCAACCACCGGTGCTTCTCAGGGCCTTACCTTAACAAAGGCAGGATTGCTGAGCTTCCTCAATCTGTGGGACCTGGGAACTGTGTTCTTGTTCTGAAAGAG GTTCTCACTTTATTGATCAATGCAGCTTACAAACCCAGCCGTGTCCTGCGAGAGCTGCAGTTGGATGAAGAGGCTGCATGGCATGGGCATGGAGAAACCCTAAAAGCCAA GTACAAAGGGAAGAGCTACCGTGCAACTGTGGAAGTGGTAAGGACAGCAGATCGGGTAGCAGACTTCTGCAGAAAGACATGCATCAAGCTGGAGTGTTGTCCAAACCTCTTCGGCCCTCAGATGGTGCTGGACAAGTGTTCAGAGAACTGTTCCGTCCTGACAAAGACTAAATACA CACACTATTATGGAAAGCGGAAAAACAAGCGGATAGGTAGGCCTCCGGGTGGCCACAGTAACCTGGAAGTAGCCATGAAGAAACcaaataaaagaaggaagagacgaaaacatttttttgttcataAGAAAAAACGTTCTTCTACTTCAGTGGATAACACTCCAGCTGGATCTCCCCAG GGCAgtgggggagaagaggaagatgacCAGGATGAGGTAGATGAAGAATCTTTGACTGAGGATAGCACCTCAGAGCAGCAAGATGAATTACTTGAGGAATCAGAGGTATCAGAGAAGAAATCACTGTCGTCCTCTCCTTCACAGAGTGAGCTGTCTCATTCTCTGGCTCAGGACCGAGACAAGCGGAAGAGGAAGCTTaggaccttttctttttctgatgatGAAAATAAGCCTCCTTCACCGAAG GAGATAAAGATTGAAGTTgctgaaaagctgcagctggACAGTAACCCTCTGGAATGGAGCGTGGCTGACGTTGTGCGATTCCTCAAATCTACTGACTGTGCACCACTGGCAAGAATATTCCTCGACCAG GAAATTGATGgccaggcactgctgctgctgaccctGCCCACCGTTCAGGAGTGCATGGACTTGAAACTTGGGCCAGCTATTAAACTTTGCCATCACATTGAGAGGGTCAAACTTGCTTTTTACCAGCAGTTTGCTAACTAA